One segment of Leptolyngbyaceae cyanobacterium DNA contains the following:
- a CDS encoding cation:proton antiporter, which translates to MQEDFRLIVDLVLVLAAATAGGLLASLLRQPVLLGYLLGGMVVGPAGLGLIKEVIQVETLAQFGVAFLLFALGVEFSFAELKKVKAIGLGGAALQIILTILVTVFICWATGRWGTLPAKGVFLGAILSLSSTAVVLKCLIERNETETTHGQVMLGMLVVQDLALGLMLAVLPALDKPPEEIGKAVFLALVWIVLFAAGAVAAGVWLIPPILRFLARTESQELFLLGVVALCLGIALLTEHLGLSIEMGAFVAGLMISEVEYADQTLTYVEPVRDIFATLFFASIGMLIDPVFLWNNLEMILGLVALVFLGKFLIITPIVRLFRYSWKTALIAGLGLAQIGEFSFVLASEGQALGLVSRQIYLLILGTTACTLILTPFVLRLVPQLLELPWLKRSIEASDLPLAVAADLPRQNHIVVCGYGRVGRNLVRLLHESGFSVVVVDRSESKIQQLREAGLPYVYGNAASLHVLETAGVSQAKGMAIALPDAMSTRLCLKRALELAPELDIVVRAIKDKDIELLYQLGAKEVVQPEFEASLELVTPLLTRLGMSSFAIEQKVKEIRNHHYLELQPQRSASQVSRELQMATQDMSRRWYNLPDASPLTGMSLQEADLRNLTGVSLMAIRRSGGEEVDYPSNATTLEEGDRLLVIGEADELAAFDALAKGEVAVPNQNAACQWMVVPESSDFVGKTLAELDIRRQYGISVQAIRRDGKFVRFPGGETQIHPGDRLLTCGAYYLLKPLKQALTRENQPPVTLIPVMKPTETQSVQEFFPMDRRD; encoded by the coding sequence GTGCAAGAAGATTTTCGGCTAATAGTTGATTTAGTTTTAGTTCTCGCTGCTGCTACTGCCGGAGGATTATTAGCATCTCTGCTCAGACAACCGGTTTTGCTGGGTTACCTGCTAGGGGGAATGGTCGTTGGGCCAGCAGGACTGGGATTGATCAAAGAAGTTATTCAGGTAGAAACTCTGGCTCAGTTTGGAGTTGCCTTTTTGTTATTTGCTTTAGGAGTAGAGTTTTCTTTTGCAGAACTGAAAAAAGTTAAAGCGATCGGTTTGGGCGGTGCTGCCCTCCAAATTATCCTGACTATTTTAGTTACGGTTTTCATCTGTTGGGCAACCGGACGTTGGGGTACATTACCAGCTAAGGGAGTCTTTTTGGGAGCGATTCTTTCCCTGTCTTCCACAGCAGTAGTCCTCAAGTGCTTGATCGAACGCAACGAAACCGAAACCACCCACGGACAAGTGATGTTGGGAATGTTGGTGGTACAAGACCTGGCATTGGGACTCATGTTGGCAGTGTTACCTGCTTTAGATAAACCACCGGAAGAAATCGGTAAAGCAGTATTTTTAGCGCTGGTATGGATTGTCTTATTTGCTGCTGGCGCTGTGGCGGCAGGTGTTTGGTTAATTCCACCGATTTTAAGGTTCCTCGCGCGCACGGAAAGCCAAGAGTTATTTTTGCTAGGCGTAGTAGCGCTTTGTCTCGGTATTGCTTTACTAACGGAGCATTTGGGGCTTTCCATTGAAATGGGAGCGTTTGTGGCTGGGTTGATGATTTCCGAAGTGGAGTATGCCGACCAAACTCTCACCTATGTCGAACCAGTACGGGACATTTTTGCTACTTTGTTCTTTGCTTCCATTGGGATGCTGATCGATCCGGTGTTTCTGTGGAATAACCTGGAAATGATTTTGGGGTTGGTGGCGCTGGTATTTTTAGGCAAATTTTTAATTATTACGCCTATAGTTAGGTTATTTCGCTATTCTTGGAAAACTGCCTTGATCGCTGGCTTGGGACTGGCGCAGATTGGAGAATTTTCGTTTGTGTTGGCTAGCGAGGGACAAGCCTTAGGATTGGTTTCCCGCCAGATCTACTTGTTAATTTTAGGTACGACTGCTTGTACTCTGATCTTGACGCCTTTCGTGCTGCGACTGGTACCTCAGTTGTTGGAATTACCTTGGCTGAAACGATCGATCGAAGCAAGCGATTTACCGTTGGCAGTGGCTGCGGATTTACCCCGACAAAATCACATTGTAGTCTGCGGCTATGGCCGGGTGGGTCGGAATTTGGTCAGGCTGTTGCACGAGAGTGGTTTTTCTGTAGTTGTGGTGGATCGATCGGAAAGCAAAATTCAGCAGCTAAGAGAAGCGGGATTGCCTTATGTTTATGGGAATGCGGCTAGTTTGCACGTTCTGGAAACGGCTGGGGTATCTCAAGCGAAGGGGATGGCGATCGCGCTTCCAGATGCGATGAGTACTCGTCTATGTCTGAAACGTGCTTTGGAGTTAGCACCAGAATTAGACATCGTAGTTAGAGCAATTAAGGATAAAGATATTGAATTGCTCTACCAATTGGGAGCTAAGGAAGTAGTACAACCGGAATTTGAGGCTAGTTTGGAATTAGTCACTCCGCTGTTGACTCGCTTGGGAATGAGTTCGTTTGCGATCGAACAGAAGGTCAAGGAAATCCGCAACCACCATTATCTAGAGTTGCAACCCCAGCGTTCTGCTTCTCAGGTTTCTCGCGAACTCCAGATGGCAACTCAGGATATGAGCAGGCGTTGGTACAATTTACCAGATGCTTCTCCATTGACTGGGATGAGTTTGCAGGAAGCCGATCTGCGAAATTTAACCGGGGTAAGCTTGATGGCGATTCGCCGATCTGGGGGTGAGGAAGTAGATTATCCCAGTAACGCTACAACTCTGGAAGAGGGCGATCGTTTGTTAGTAATTGGCGAAGCTGACGAACTAGCGGCTTTTGATGCGCTAGCAAAAGGTGAGGTAGCTGTTCCCAATCAAAATGCGGCTTGTCAGTGGATGGTAGTGCCAGAAAGCAGCGATTTTGTTGGTAAAACTCTGGCAGAGTTAGATATTCGCCGCCAATATGGGATAAGTGTCCAAGCGATCCGGCGAGATGGTAAGTTTGTCCGCTTTCCAGGGGGAGAAACTCAAATTCATCCAGGCGATCGCTTATTAACGTGCGGTGCTTACTATTTACTCAAACCTTTGAAACAAGCTTTAACGCGGGAGAATCAACCGCCTGTTACCCTGATACCAGTAATGAAACCAACTGAAACTCAAAGCGTGCAAGAGTTCTTTCCAATGGATCGGCGAGATTGA
- a CDS encoding TPM domain-containing protein: MQQHHFLKRVLVSVAAFVLAVSVWAQAPAARAYENPDLLPDIQTPIIDLTRSLTDIQEDSLKNDIEQFEAETGFKLRVLTQYDRTPGRAVKDYWGLDEKSVLLIADSRGGNILNFNVGDDVYKLLPRTFWIELQTRYGNLYFVREEGEDQSIIQSLKSIETCLRQGGCNVVPGLPREQWILTLITSIVGGVIFGFAAHPRKPGQIIAWQWALIFSPLWGILFIAFGIGPVVTRTAEWLPLFRNVAGFTIGALAAYLSPMMSSASESPSQQ; encoded by the coding sequence ATGCAGCAGCATCATTTTCTCAAAAGAGTTTTAGTATCCGTGGCAGCCTTTGTCCTGGCAGTAAGCGTTTGGGCGCAGGCACCAGCCGCACGAGCATATGAGAATCCGGACTTACTGCCTGACATTCAAACCCCGATTATTGACTTGACCAGATCTCTTACCGATATACAAGAAGACTCATTAAAAAATGATATAGAGCAGTTTGAAGCGGAAACTGGTTTTAAACTGCGAGTTTTAACCCAATACGATCGCACCCCCGGTCGCGCTGTTAAAGATTATTGGGGTTTGGACGAAAAAAGCGTGTTGCTGATTGCCGATTCCCGGGGCGGCAATATCCTTAATTTCAATGTTGGGGATGATGTTTATAAGCTGCTACCTCGTACATTCTGGATTGAGTTACAAACTCGCTACGGCAATTTGTACTTTGTCCGAGAAGAGGGAGAAGACCAATCGATCATTCAATCTTTAAAATCGATCGAAACTTGTCTGCGTCAAGGTGGTTGCAATGTGGTGCCGGGACTGCCTCGCGAACAATGGATTCTCACTTTAATTACTTCTATTGTCGGTGGTGTGATATTTGGGTTTGCTGCCCATCCTCGTAAACCAGGACAAATCATCGCTTGGCAGTGGGCTTTAATCTTCTCGCCTTTGTGGGGAATTCTGTTTATTGCGTTCGGTATTGGCCCAGTAGTTACCCGCACTGCTGAATGGTTACCCTTATTCCGGAACGTGGCAGGCTTTACGATCGGTGCTTTAGCTGCATACTTGTCCCCAATGATGTCTTCTGCTTCTGAAAGTCCCAGCCAGCAGTAA
- a CDS encoding precorrin-8X methylmutase gives MEWHVTDAQSLAIIDREIGDHVFSPAEYEIVRRVIYATADFEYKSLIRFSERALQAGAAALAARTTIVVDVPMVQVGITPSIQSTFANPVYCSMDALTRPQREKTRIAWGIETLARRYPEGIFVVGHAQTALTSLVELIEAEEIRPALVIGTPAGFVDVDVAKERLQDSLIPHIRTEGRKGSAVVASAIVNGLVDLAWQAYGQEGVVGV, from the coding sequence ATGGAATGGCACGTTACGGATGCCCAGAGTTTAGCAATTATCGATCGCGAAATAGGCGATCACGTATTTTCCCCGGCGGAGTACGAAATTGTTCGCCGGGTAATTTATGCTACAGCAGATTTTGAATATAAATCTCTGATTCGCTTTTCAGAAAGAGCTTTACAAGCGGGGGCGGCGGCGTTAGCGGCACGTACTACTATCGTGGTAGACGTGCCGATGGTACAAGTTGGCATCACACCGAGTATCCAAAGCACTTTTGCTAATCCGGTGTACTGTAGCATGGACGCCCTGACTCGCCCTCAAAGAGAAAAAACCCGTATAGCTTGGGGAATTGAAACTTTAGCCAGACGCTACCCAGAAGGGATTTTTGTGGTAGGTCATGCCCAGACAGCGTTGACTTCTTTAGTAGAACTAATTGAAGCAGAGGAAATTCGACCAGCTTTAGTAATTGGAACGCCAGCTGGATTTGTGGATGTGGATGTTGCCAAAGAACGATTGCAAGATTCTCTGATTCCCCATATTCGCACGGAAGGACGTAAGGGAAGCGCTGTAGTGGCATCTGCGATCGTCAATGGTCTGGTAGATTTAGCTTGGCAAGCTTACGGACAAGAAGGCGTAGTAGGAGTTTGA
- a CDS encoding NAD(P)/FAD-dependent oxidoreductase, which yields MTQQPTRICILGGGFGGLYTALRLSQLPWEKAEKPEIVLVDRSDRFLFTPLLYEILTGELQTWEIAPPYTEILQNTSIRFCQGLVTGIDVEDKRVDLQDGSSISYDRLILALGGESPTDIVPGAASHTFPFHSLADAYRLEEKLRVLEASSADKIRVAIVGAGYCGVELACKLADRLGDRGRFRLIEQTDQILRTSPEYNRENARRVLDAKGVWIDLETTVESIGPDTLSLLYKGQVDTIPAELVIWTVGLRGSSLVRNLPLKQNQKGQLTTTPTLQAVDYSEIFVVGDLADCRDKEGQQVPTSAQAAFQQSDFVAWNIWASITERPLLPFRYQNMGEMLTLGTNNGTLSSMGVQLDGQLAYLVRRLVYLYRMPNLEHQLRVGVNWMANPILDLINPQ from the coding sequence ATGACCCAACAACCTACCCGCATTTGTATACTTGGTGGAGGCTTTGGCGGTCTCTACACCGCTTTGCGCTTAAGCCAATTACCTTGGGAAAAAGCAGAAAAACCGGAAATCGTGCTGGTGGATCGAAGCGATCGCTTTTTATTCACTCCCTTACTCTACGAAATTCTCACGGGGGAACTGCAAACCTGGGAAATTGCCCCACCCTATACGGAAATACTGCAAAACACGAGTATTCGCTTTTGTCAAGGGTTAGTAACTGGGATTGATGTAGAAGACAAACGAGTAGATTTACAAGATGGCAGTAGCATCTCATACGATCGCTTAATCTTAGCTTTAGGTGGAGAATCTCCTACAGACATCGTACCCGGTGCAGCCTCCCATACCTTCCCATTTCATAGCCTCGCCGATGCTTATCGTTTGGAAGAAAAACTACGAGTACTAGAAGCATCTTCAGCCGATAAAATTCGAGTAGCGATCGTTGGTGCGGGATATTGCGGCGTCGAACTAGCTTGTAAACTAGCAGACCGACTGGGAGACAGAGGACGCTTTCGCCTGATCGAACAAACCGACCAAATTTTAAGGACATCCCCAGAATACAATCGGGAAAACGCACGGCGAGTTTTAGACGCCAAAGGGGTCTGGATTGACTTAGAAACTACCGTAGAATCGATCGGCCCAGACACCTTATCTCTACTGTATAAAGGACAAGTAGATACTATTCCCGCTGAATTAGTCATCTGGACAGTCGGACTGCGCGGATCTTCTCTAGTCCGAAATCTTCCCCTCAAACAAAATCAGAAAGGTCAACTAACCACTACTCCTACCCTGCAAGCAGTTGATTATTCAGAAATTTTCGTAGTTGGAGATTTAGCTGATTGTCGAGACAAAGAAGGTCAGCAAGTACCGACTTCCGCACAAGCTGCTTTCCAGCAATCTGATTTCGTTGCTTGGAACATTTGGGCTTCCATCACCGAACGTCCCCTACTTCCTTTCCGATATCAAAATATGGGAGAAATGCTAACTCTCGGAACTAATAACGGTACTCTCAGCAGTATGGGAGTGCAATTAGACGGTCAGTTAGCTTATCTCGTCCGCCGTCTCGTTTATTTGTATAGAATGCCTAATTTAGAACATCAATTAAGAGTAGGGGTTAACTGGATGGCTAACCCGATTTTGGATTTAATCAATCCTCAGTGA
- a CDS encoding phytanoyl-CoA dioxygenase family protein has translation MIGDLTILEKAQSPEYWANLNPQLSVGKILNFKSSDSIEFEPEQLKELLLSLKEEGYFQIDAILPNSDIVKMAEAMQKLKDSEWPVAFAFIYDEFWQIYYRLHHLLSAILGPDYRQVPDVWAWYVDTSKNEKGWEPHRDRRENSLFPDGMPKGVNIWIPLTDVTPLNGCMYILPADLDPNYHLEKDINPVHPQDIRALPAPAGSVLCWNPVVWHWGSRSSHKAKSPRISIACDFQLPDADPYDIPLLDPSLPPNFLQRLGLICKLLLRFHYRYRYSEQIIQLAVKLQKNAPIPYWTVGNYYRVISDRWQSVGIDKGAIVELAHIYEDRIMARHPQQTGTLYPFPPLELADLQYAPPI, from the coding sequence ATGATTGGCGATCTAACTATTTTAGAAAAAGCTCAAAGTCCAGAATACTGGGCTAATCTCAATCCTCAACTTAGCGTAGGTAAAATATTAAATTTTAAATCCTCAGATTCAATCGAATTTGAGCCAGAACAACTAAAAGAACTGCTACTAAGTTTAAAAGAAGAAGGATACTTTCAAATAGATGCAATTCTTCCTAATTCAGACATTGTAAAAATGGCTGAAGCAATGCAAAAGTTAAAAGATTCAGAATGGCCAGTAGCTTTTGCATTTATCTATGATGAATTCTGGCAGATTTACTATCGATTACATCACTTATTATCAGCTATTCTCGGCCCTGATTACCGTCAAGTTCCCGACGTTTGGGCATGGTACGTAGACACCAGCAAAAATGAGAAAGGATGGGAACCGCATCGAGATCGAAGAGAAAACAGCCTGTTTCCAGATGGAATGCCAAAAGGAGTCAATATATGGATTCCTCTGACAGATGTTACTCCCCTCAATGGATGTATGTATATCCTGCCAGCAGATTTAGACCCAAACTATCATCTTGAAAAGGATATCAATCCAGTTCATCCACAAGATATCAGGGCTTTACCCGCACCAGCTGGTTCTGTATTGTGTTGGAATCCGGTAGTATGGCATTGGGGTAGCCGCAGCAGTCATAAAGCAAAATCACCCCGGATCAGCATTGCTTGTGATTTTCAACTGCCCGATGCAGACCCTTACGATATTCCGTTGCTAGATCCATCTTTACCACCCAATTTCCTTCAACGTTTGGGTTTGATCTGTAAATTGTTACTGAGATTTCATTATCGATATCGATATTCGGAACAAATAATTCAACTAGCTGTAAAACTGCAAAAAAATGCGCCTATTCCTTATTGGACAGTAGGTAATTATTATCGGGTAATTAGCGATCGCTGGCAGAGTGTAGGGATTGACAAAGGTGCCATTGTGGAATTAGCCCATATTTATGAAGATCGCATCATGGCGCGACATCCCCAGCAAACAGGAACGCTTTATCCATTTCCACCCCTGGAACTAGCAGATTTACAATACGCCCCGCCCATCTAA
- a CDS encoding DUF655 domain-containing protein, translated as MKKAVLTLLASILVACQQAKTQINRPTPLPQDPFVEVYFNHDRSSEYVEPYRRQRRSGDDLEQVIVDTINTAQSTVDVAVQELRLPKIAKALAEKKKAGVKVRVILENSYSRPWSKLTSDEIAKLPEREKGRYQEFIKLVDQNRDNQLSAEEIDRGDAIVILQKADIPIIDDTADGSKGSGLMHHKFVIIDRNTLIITSANLTTSDTHGDFNHLSSLGNANNLLKIESSQLAYLFTEEFNIMWGDGPNGQPDSKFGIQKPLRPAQQIIEGNNNIEVQFSPTSPTKPWEESSNGLIGKTLNLASRSVNIALFVFSEQRLVNMLENHHQKGVQIRALIDPDFAYRPYSEALDMMGVALPNNCKYEPDNRPWQDPISTVGIPQLLKGDLLHHKFGVVDSKIVITGSHNWSVAANANNDETVLVIQNPTVAAHFDREFERLYSNAILGLPERIKQKIQAQQKQCPVTSILPTTVSIKNKLEFKTPPQPNIDNLGGQKININTASQQELESLPGVGPKLAQEIIKARQQKPFTSLEDLDNVPGVGPSLLEKLKERVTW; from the coding sequence GTGAAAAAAGCAGTTTTAACCCTCTTAGCATCGATCCTGGTAGCTTGTCAACAAGCAAAAACACAAATTAATCGACCTACTCCCCTACCTCAAGATCCTTTTGTGGAAGTTTATTTCAATCACGATCGGTCGAGTGAATATGTAGAACCGTACCGCCGACAAAGACGTAGCGGAGATGACTTAGAACAAGTAATCGTTGATACCATTAATACCGCCCAATCAACAGTAGATGTAGCAGTGCAAGAGTTGCGCCTACCCAAAATAGCCAAAGCTTTGGCAGAAAAAAAGAAAGCTGGGGTAAAGGTGCGAGTGATTTTAGAAAATAGTTACAGCCGTCCGTGGAGTAAATTAACATCAGACGAAATAGCAAAACTGCCAGAACGGGAAAAAGGACGCTACCAAGAATTCATTAAATTAGTAGACCAAAATAGGGATAATCAACTGAGTGCAGAAGAGATCGATCGAGGAGATGCGATCGTCATTTTACAAAAAGCAGATATTCCCATAATTGATGATACTGCCGATGGTTCTAAAGGCAGCGGTTTAATGCACCACAAATTCGTAATAATCGATCGCAATACTCTAATTATTACTTCTGCCAATCTTACTACCAGCGACACTCACGGCGACTTCAATCATCTCAGTAGTTTAGGTAATGCTAACAATCTGCTCAAAATTGAAAGTTCCCAGTTAGCTTACTTATTTACCGAAGAATTTAACATTATGTGGGGAGATGGCCCTAATGGTCAACCAGACAGTAAATTTGGCATTCAAAAACCCCTTCGTCCAGCCCAGCAAATTATTGAAGGAAACAATAATATAGAAGTACAATTTTCTCCCACATCTCCCACCAAACCTTGGGAAGAAAGCAGTAACGGTTTAATTGGCAAAACTTTAAATTTAGCTAGTCGATCCGTAAACATCGCACTGTTCGTTTTTTCCGAACAACGCCTGGTTAATATGCTAGAAAATCACCATCAAAAGGGCGTACAAATCCGCGCTTTAATCGATCCTGATTTTGCCTATCGACCCTATAGCGAAGCATTAGATATGATGGGAGTTGCTCTCCCAAACAATTGTAAATACGAACCAGATAATCGCCCTTGGCAAGACCCCATCTCTACCGTTGGCATTCCCCAATTACTAAAAGGCGATCTACTACATCACAAATTTGGTGTAGTCGATAGTAAAATTGTCATCACCGGTTCTCACAACTGGTCAGTCGCAGCTAATGCGAATAATGATGAAACCGTTTTAGTAATCCAAAATCCCACTGTAGCTGCCCACTTCGATCGAGAATTTGAACGCCTTTATAGTAATGCTATATTAGGTTTACCAGAGAGAATCAAACAAAAAATTCAAGCCCAGCAAAAACAATGTCCGGTAACTTCTATTCTCCCTACCACAGTCAGCATAAAAAATAAACTAGAATTTAAAACTCCCCCTCAACCAAATATTGATAACTTAGGCGGACAAAAAATCAATATTAATACAGCAAGTCAACAAGAATTAGAATCACTTCCAGGCGTAGGGCCAAAATTAGCCCAGGAGATTATCAAAGCCCGTCAACAGAAACCTTTTACATCTTTAGAAGATTTAGACAACGTGCCAGGAGTAGGGCCGAGTTTGTTAGAAAAGTTAAAAGAGCGAGTGACTTGGTAA
- a CDS encoding cysteine desulfurase family protein, whose amino-acid sequence MQIYLDYSATTPPRKEAIAMMQEVLNHQWGNPSSLHEWGQRAATILEQARMQVAGLINAPAESIIFTSGGTEADNFAIMGVARCYAQPQHVIISSVEHSAVAEPVRLLEQWGWEVTRLPVDKWGRVNENDLENAIQPNTVLVSIIYGQSEVGTLQPVEALGNITRSRGILLHTDAVQVAGRLPIDVQKLPVDLLSLSSHKIYGPQGAGALYIRPGVQLVPLLGGGGQEMRLRSGTQALQTIAGFGVAAELAAAEIAEETPRLIRLRDRLFDQLADIPNLIPTGHRWHRLPHHVSFCLQNADGEVLSGRTVVRQMNLAGIGISAGAACSSGKLSPSPILLAMGYSESASKAAIRLTVGRHTAEADVDWTAMVLKQVLQRLTPEPAFSQV is encoded by the coding sequence ATGCAAATTTATTTAGATTACAGCGCTACAACGCCGCCTCGCAAAGAGGCGATCGCAATGATGCAAGAAGTCCTCAACCACCAGTGGGGCAACCCTTCCAGCTTGCACGAGTGGGGACAAAGGGCAGCTACTATTTTGGAACAAGCGAGAATGCAGGTGGCGGGACTGATTAATGCACCAGCAGAGTCGATTATCTTTACCTCTGGCGGGACGGAAGCGGATAACTTTGCCATTATGGGTGTGGCGCGATGTTACGCTCAACCGCAGCACGTAATTATTTCCAGCGTCGAACATTCGGCAGTAGCAGAACCAGTCCGGTTATTGGAACAATGGGGTTGGGAAGTCACTCGTTTACCGGTGGATAAGTGGGGACGAGTTAACGAAAATGACTTAGAAAACGCGATTCAACCCAATACGGTTTTAGTTTCGATTATTTACGGCCAAAGTGAAGTAGGTACTTTGCAACCTGTGGAAGCTTTGGGCAATATTACTCGTTCTCGCGGTATTTTATTACACACAGATGCGGTGCAAGTGGCTGGGCGTTTGCCTATAGACGTGCAGAAGTTACCAGTAGACTTGCTTTCTCTTTCCAGTCACAAAATTTATGGCCCGCAAGGTGCTGGGGCGTTGTATATTCGCCCTGGAGTGCAGTTAGTGCCTTTGTTGGGGGGTGGCGGACAAGAGATGCGGTTGCGATCGGGAACGCAGGCTTTGCAAACGATCGCGGGTTTTGGGGTGGCGGCGGAACTGGCGGCGGCGGAGATTGCGGAGGAAACGCCTCGATTGATTCGGTTGCGCGATCGTTTGTTCGACCAATTAGCGGATATCCCTAATTTAATTCCCACCGGTCATCGCTGGCACAGATTACCCCATCATGTCAGTTTTTGTTTGCAAAATGCTGATGGGGAAGTGCTCAGTGGTAGAACTGTGGTGCGACAGATGAATTTAGCGGGAATTGGGATTAGTGCTGGTGCTGCTTGCAGTAGCGGTAAGCTTTCCCCCAGTCCGATTTTGTTGGCAATGGGTTATAGCGAATCGGCGTCTAAGGCGGCGATTCGCTTAACAGTGGGGCGACATACTGCGGAAGCGGATGTAGATTGGACGGCAATGGTACTCAAGCAGGTTTTGCAAAGATTGACGCCGGAACCGGCTTTTTCTCAAGTTTAG
- a CDS encoding glutathione peroxidase, translated as MLTNREGQKVPSATFRTRQNGQWVDVTSDELFSGKTVAVFSLPGAFTPTCSSTHVPGYNELAKAFKENGVNDIICISVNDPFVMEEWAKDQRAENVRFIPDGNGEFTEKMGMLVDKSDLGFGKRSWRYSMLVKDGLIEKMFIEPEEPGDPFKVSDAHTMLNYINPQAEKPQKISLFTKVGCPFCARAKQMLKDRGLEYEEIVLGKEITTRSLMAVAGAKTVPQVFIDGQLVGGSEALEAYLSNK; from the coding sequence ATGTTGACCAATCGAGAAGGGCAGAAAGTTCCTAGCGCTACTTTCCGTACTCGTCAAAACGGACAGTGGGTGGATGTCACCTCAGATGAGCTATTTTCAGGTAAGACAGTGGCGGTTTTCTCTTTACCGGGCGCGTTTACTCCCACTTGTTCATCCACTCACGTACCTGGTTACAACGAATTGGCGAAAGCATTCAAAGAAAATGGCGTAAATGACATTATTTGTATTTCCGTTAATGACCCCTTCGTAATGGAAGAATGGGCAAAAGATCAAAGAGCAGAAAATGTTCGGTTTATTCCCGATGGTAATGGCGAATTTACCGAGAAAATGGGGATGTTAGTTGACAAATCAGACCTGGGATTTGGCAAGCGTTCTTGGCGCTATTCGATGTTAGTAAAAGATGGCTTAATTGAAAAAATGTTCATCGAGCCAGAAGAGCCTGGAGACCCATTTAAGGTGTCTGACGCTCATACGATGCTCAACTATATTAACCCACAAGCTGAAAAACCCCAAAAGATTTCTCTGTTTACTAAAGTTGGTTGCCCTTTCTGCGCCCGGGCAAAACAAATGCTCAAAGATCGCGGTTTGGAATACGAAGAAATCGTGTTGGGTAAAGAGATTACCACCCGCTCTTTAATGGCTGTTGCTGGTGCAAAAACGGTTCCGCAAGTGTTTATTGATGGTCAATTAGTTGGTGGTTCAGAAGCATTAGAAGCTTATTTAAGTAATAAGTAA